The following are from one region of the candidate division KSB1 bacterium genome:
- a CDS encoding SDR family NAD(P)-dependent oxidoreductase has protein sequence MSNAATTDRKAILKEALQRIQELEARLAAAEQAGREPLAVIGLGCRYPGGVNSPESYWQLLRDGVDAITEIPPDRFDINAYYDPDHRAPGKVTTRWGGYLSDIDKFDPHFFGISPREAVHMDPQHRLLLQVVWEALEHAGQAPDKLHGSNTGVFVGITTNEYLQLHYKVIEAAQINAYLVSNNVSNVASGRIAFHLGLHGPAISVDTACSSSLVATYLACQSLRSRECDMAIVGGVNVILSPETLISFSKWGMMSPSGRCRTFDAGADGFVRSEGCGAVILKRLSDALANNDNILAVIRGVAANQDGPSSGISVPNGPAQEAVIRRALANAGIAPALVGYVETHGTGTTLGDPIEVEALGAVYREGRSRDNPLRIGAVKTNLGHMESASGLAGLIKTVLVLQHEEIPPHLHLQQLTPHIAWERLPIEVPRQRTPWPRSAAGPARFAGVSGFGFSGTNVHVILEEAPPARQQSAVSRDLLTAGGGDARLAADSTAHGTLRLAGGRERPLHLLTLSAREANALEQLAARYQQHFAAHPNLSLPDVCYTAGVGRARFTQRLAVVAGSLAQAADKLADFVAGRETPGLIRGEAKSGRPGKLAFLYCGQGYQHAGMGRQLFETQPTFRRALETCDELFRPYIQKSLLAILYPETPEGAALIDQTIYTQPAMFSLQYALTQLWLSWGLQPAVVMGHSLGEFMAAHLAGMYRLEDAVKLVATRGLITQDLPAVGKMASVQAGEARVRQVLAPHGDKVCIAAINGPDSVVISGITENVEQVLQQFEREGVNVRRLAISNAFHSPFIEPALEQFTRVAEQVKFSPGRLRVVSTLTGQEIVQVVDANYWRRHLREPVQFHQAMQTLYRLGCEYFVELGPNPTLLGMARRFTPEDYGHWFASLRKERDDWQQLLESAGGLFACGVELDWQGFDRDYHRRRVELPTYPFQNKRYWIASGPPRNDRHTPLPDIHPLLQRQTRSPLLREIVFESQLSTARYSYFADHQVHGLVVLPLTGYLEMVLAGAQAAFPDQALALEEITLHEPLVLAGHEERTVQLLFTPETPGIASFQVISLTQESKAGHKVHVTGRVAAGKPEEPAGTELDAAAVRERCREELAIATYYQQLAGRGLQFGPQFRGLQQLWRRDGEAFAHVQPPEEVLPQLSTYQFHPALLDACLQAFVAGWPAADGNSEETYLPLRVESYRLPRRPTGPVTSHIVLREAGQKNRETYSGDVTIHDGDGRLVAELRGVLVKRTNAAVLQDLAADNLAEWLYEIAWRPKPLATPNAATALAGPGSLVPQVQPLLPQLRATPELAAYEELLPQLDALCLSYVQHALHQFGCQWQPRQRFRTETLAQQTGVIERHRRLLHRLLEMLAEDGVLQWQEGEWVVQRPPVYANPETQFKTLLAKYPASSTELALTGKCGQQLARTLRGEQDPLPLLFPGGSVEVLEKLYQNSPITQAMNRLVAQAVAAAVAGLPKDRKLRVLEIGAGTGGTTAFVLPLLPVERTEYFFTDVSPLFLNKAQDKFRGFPFVQYRTLDIEAAPQAQGFAAHAFDLIIAANVLHATADLRQTLQHVRQLLASQGLLVLLEGTERERWVDLTFGLTEGWWKFRDHELRPSYALLSKPEWLGLLEGLAFSDARIVPAAEAKTEVGRALAQHALILARGPQVEAAVADAAIAAPPRNWLILADQGGVGERLATALTRRQHHCVLAYAGSAFEQVGEQRWQLAAGQPEDFLHLLQEAFTQKQRPCQGVIHLWSLDAAGLASATLESLQQAKVLNVASVLHLVQAMIKQTGGETPALWLVTRGAQAVGNEQTEVACTQAPVWGLARVIALEHPELRCKRIDLDPAVRRRSGSGSTATTEEETNEIADLLQELFTEDGEELLAWRGRVRHVARLIRHVPGRQNAATVPVAQEPAKPLDPATTEEPVQLQMSVPGVLDSLSYRRVERRPPGPGEVEIRVRATGLNFRDVLNALGMYPGDAGLLGGECAGEIVALGEGVSRFQPGQEVMGIAAGSFSNYVTTAADLLVAKPEALSFAEACTIPSAFMTAYYTLIHLGRLAAGERVLIHSAGGGVGLAAVQLAQRAGAIIFATAGSGEKRERLRELGVRYVMDSRSLDFAHEIMQFTDEEGVDVVLNSLSGEFIPTSLSVLKDDGRFLEIGKREIWSAAQVNDFKRVGAYHVVDLAAAAAANPGLIREILAQVMAGFADGHLRPLPFQEFPSHEVVKAFRLMQSGRHFGKIVVSQQVAGGKGQEASGKGQGEKGEGLEAREKRQGARGEEQEAGIPLRSNATYLITGGLAGLGLLTAQWLVERGVRHLVLMGRSGASESAREKIAAMEQAGAQVMIVQGDVSQPAEVARLLTLIREKLPPLRGLIHSVGVLDDGALLQQNWQRFSRVLGPKIDGAWLLHQHTTGLALDFFILYSSMSSVLGQRGQGNHAAANAFLDSLAQHRRRRGLAGMSIHWGAWSEIGAAAARQVGEKVSSQGIGVISPQKGLAVLESLLAEHAVEVGVLPVNWQMFARQFQTVPAFYSELVSAPPPKPVAGAAPAAPSILQQLAEAPAGKRRGLLASFVREQAAKVLGLEAAHPIDKDQPLQKLGLDSLMAVELRNLLGAGLGGPRSLPATLLFDYPSINAVTDYLAAEVLRWETADGASNGNGQQAAALRDLQQMSDAEAEALLLQELEGA, from the coding sequence ATGAGCAATGCTGCAACCACCGACCGCAAAGCCATCCTCAAGGAAGCTTTGCAACGCATTCAGGAGCTGGAAGCCCGGCTTGCCGCCGCGGAGCAGGCCGGGCGCGAGCCATTGGCGGTCATCGGACTGGGCTGCCGTTATCCCGGCGGCGTCAACAGCCCGGAAAGCTACTGGCAGCTTTTACGCGATGGCGTTGATGCCATCACCGAAATTCCGCCGGACCGCTTCGACATCAACGCCTATTATGATCCCGATCACCGCGCGCCGGGCAAAGTCACCACGCGCTGGGGCGGTTACCTGTCGGACATCGACAAATTCGACCCGCACTTTTTCGGCATCTCGCCGCGCGAGGCGGTGCACATGGACCCCCAGCACCGGCTGCTGCTGCAAGTGGTGTGGGAAGCGCTGGAGCATGCCGGCCAGGCACCGGACAAACTGCACGGCAGCAACACCGGCGTGTTCGTCGGCATCACCACCAATGAATATCTGCAGCTTCACTACAAGGTCATCGAGGCCGCGCAGATCAACGCCTATCTCGTTTCCAACAATGTTTCCAATGTCGCCTCCGGCCGCATCGCCTTTCATCTCGGCCTGCACGGCCCGGCGATTTCCGTGGATACCGCCTGCTCCTCCTCGCTGGTGGCCACCTATCTGGCCTGTCAGAGTCTGCGCAGCCGCGAGTGTGACATGGCGATCGTGGGCGGCGTGAATGTGATTCTTTCGCCCGAGACGCTGATTTCGTTTTCGAAGTGGGGGATGATGTCGCCCTCGGGCCGCTGCCGCACCTTCGACGCGGGAGCCGATGGCTTCGTGCGTTCGGAAGGCTGTGGTGCGGTGATTCTCAAACGCCTGTCCGATGCGCTCGCCAACAATGACAACATTCTCGCCGTCATTCGCGGCGTGGCCGCCAACCAGGACGGGCCGAGCAGCGGCATTTCCGTGCCGAACGGGCCGGCACAGGAGGCGGTGATCCGGCGCGCGCTGGCAAATGCCGGCATCGCACCGGCTCTGGTTGGCTACGTTGAGACACACGGCACCGGCACCACGCTCGGCGATCCCATCGAGGTGGAGGCGCTCGGCGCGGTTTACCGCGAAGGTCGCAGCCGTGACAATCCCCTGCGCATCGGTGCCGTCAAAACCAATCTCGGCCACATGGAATCGGCCTCCGGCCTGGCCGGCTTGATCAAGACGGTTTTGGTGCTGCAGCACGAAGAAATTCCACCGCATCTGCATTTGCAGCAGCTCACTCCGCACATTGCGTGGGAGCGCCTGCCCATCGAGGTGCCCAGACAGCGCACGCCCTGGCCGCGCTCCGCCGCCGGACCAGCCCGCTTTGCCGGCGTCAGCGGCTTCGGGTTCAGCGGCACCAACGTGCACGTCATTCTTGAAGAAGCACCGCCTGCCAGGCAGCAGTCGGCCGTGAGCCGTGATCTGTTGACGGCCGGTGGCGGAGACGCCAGACTCGCTGCGGACAGCACGGCTCACGGCACATTGCGCCTCGCGGGCGGGAGAGAACGGCCGTTGCATCTGCTCACGCTCTCGGCCAGGGAGGCGAATGCCCTCGAGCAACTGGCGGCGCGCTATCAGCAGCATTTTGCCGCCCACCCGAATTTATCGCTGCCGGATGTCTGCTACACGGCCGGTGTGGGCCGCGCCCGCTTCACGCAACGCCTCGCTGTCGTCGCCGGTTCGCTGGCGCAGGCGGCCGACAAGCTGGCGGATTTTGTGGCCGGCCGCGAGACCCCGGGCTTGATTCGCGGGGAAGCGAAGTCCGGCAGGCCCGGAAAACTGGCGTTTCTTTATTGTGGCCAGGGCTATCAGCACGCGGGCATGGGCCGCCAGCTTTTCGAGACGCAGCCGACCTTCCGGCGCGCCCTGGAAACATGTGACGAATTGTTCCGGCCCTACATTCAAAAATCCCTGCTGGCGATTCTCTATCCCGAAACGCCGGAGGGCGCCGCGTTGATCGATCAAACGATCTACACGCAACCGGCGATGTTCTCCCTGCAATACGCGCTCACCCAGTTGTGGCTGTCATGGGGTCTCCAACCGGCGGTGGTGATGGGGCACAGTCTGGGCGAATTCATGGCGGCGCATCTGGCGGGCATGTACCGCCTGGAGGATGCGGTCAAGCTGGTGGCGACGCGCGGCCTGATCACCCAGGATTTGCCGGCAGTGGGGAAAATGGCTTCGGTGCAGGCCGGCGAAGCACGCGTGCGCCAGGTGCTTGCGCCCCATGGCGACAAGGTCTGCATTGCCGCGATCAACGGGCCGGACAGCGTCGTGATCTCGGGCATCACGGAAAATGTCGAACAGGTGCTGCAGCAATTCGAGCGCGAGGGCGTCAATGTTCGCCGGTTGGCGATTTCGAATGCCTTCCATTCGCCTTTCATCGAGCCGGCGCTCGAACAATTCACCCGCGTGGCCGAACAGGTCAAATTCTCACCCGGCCGCCTGCGCGTGGTTTCCACGCTCACCGGACAGGAGATTGTGCAGGTGGTGGATGCCAATTATTGGCGCCGCCATTTGCGCGAACCAGTGCAATTCCATCAGGCCATGCAGACGCTGTACCGCCTGGGTTGTGAATACTTCGTCGAGCTGGGACCCAACCCCACGCTGCTCGGCATGGCGCGCCGCTTCACCCCGGAGGATTACGGGCATTGGTTTGCATCGCTGCGCAAGGAGCGCGACGACTGGCAGCAGTTGCTGGAAAGCGCCGGCGGCTTGTTTGCCTGTGGCGTGGAGCTGGATTGGCAGGGCTTCGATCGCGACTACCACCGCCGCCGCGTCGAGCTGCCCACTTATCCCTTCCAAAACAAACGCTATTGGATTGCGTCCGGCCCGCCTCGCAATGACAGGCACACGCCGCTGCCCGACATTCATCCGCTGCTGCAGCGGCAGACGCGCTCGCCGTTGTTGCGGGAGATCGTTTTCGAGTCGCAACTCAGCACCGCACGATATTCTTATTTCGCCGATCACCAGGTGCACGGCCTGGTGGTGCTGCCGCTCACCGGTTATCTCGAAATGGTTTTGGCTGGCGCGCAGGCCGCGTTTCCCGACCAGGCGCTTGCTCTCGAAGAAATCACCCTGCACGAGCCTCTGGTGCTGGCCGGCCACGAGGAGCGCACCGTGCAACTGCTCTTCACGCCGGAAACGCCCGGCATCGCGTCGTTTCAAGTGATCAGCCTGACGCAAGAAAGCAAGGCCGGCCACAAGGTGCATGTCACCGGCCGGGTGGCGGCGGGCAAGCCGGAGGAGCCGGCCGGGACAGAGTTGGACGCGGCGGCCGTCCGCGAACGTTGCCGGGAAGAACTCGCGATTGCGACCTACTATCAACAACTGGCCGGGCGCGGGCTGCAATTTGGGCCGCAATTTCGCGGCTTGCAACAGCTCTGGCGCCGTGACGGCGAAGCCTTCGCGCACGTGCAGCCGCCGGAGGAGGTGCTGCCGCAATTGTCCACCTATCAATTTCATCCGGCACTGCTCGATGCCTGCTTGCAGGCCTTCGTTGCCGGCTGGCCGGCAGCCGATGGTAACAGTGAAGAAACCTATCTGCCGCTGCGGGTCGAGAGCTATCGCCTCCCTCGCCGTCCCACCGGCCCGGTGACGAGTCACATTGTTCTGCGTGAAGCCGGACAAAAGAATCGCGAGACCTACAGTGGTGATGTGACCATTCACGATGGCGACGGCCGGCTCGTGGCGGAGCTGCGCGGGGTGCTGGTGAAGCGCACCAACGCCGCAGTCCTGCAGGACCTGGCCGCAGACAACCTCGCCGAATGGCTGTACGAGATTGCCTGGCGGCCCAAGCCGCTCGCCACGCCTAATGCCGCGACTGCACTCGCCGGCCCCGGCAGCCTGGTGCCGCAGGTGCAACCGCTCCTGCCACAACTGCGCGCCACTCCCGAGCTCGCTGCCTATGAAGAATTGCTGCCGCAGCTTGATGCGCTCTGTCTGTCCTACGTCCAGCATGCGCTGCACCAATTTGGCTGCCAGTGGCAGCCGCGGCAGCGCTTCCGCACGGAAACGCTGGCGCAGCAAACCGGCGTGATCGAGCGGCATCGCCGTTTGCTGCATCGCCTGCTGGAGATGCTCGCGGAAGACGGCGTGTTGCAGTGGCAGGAGGGCGAGTGGGTGGTGCAGCGGCCGCCGGTTTATGCCAATCCCGAGACGCAATTCAAAACCCTGCTGGCCAAATATCCGGCGAGCAGCACCGAGCTGGCGCTCACCGGCAAATGCGGGCAGCAGCTCGCCCGGACGTTGCGCGGCGAGCAGGACCCGCTGCCACTGCTTTTCCCGGGTGGCTCGGTCGAGGTGCTGGAGAAACTCTATCAAAATTCGCCGATCACGCAGGCGATGAATCGGCTGGTGGCACAGGCGGTGGCTGCGGCCGTGGCGGGCTTGCCGAAGGATCGCAAACTGCGCGTGCTCGAAATTGGCGCGGGCACGGGCGGCACCACCGCGTTTGTGTTGCCGCTGCTGCCGGTGGAGCGCACCGAATACTTTTTCACCGATGTTTCACCGCTGTTTTTGAACAAGGCGCAGGACAAGTTTCGCGGCTTTCCTTTCGTGCAGTATCGCACCCTGGACATTGAGGCCGCGCCGCAGGCACAGGGTTTTGCCGCGCATGCCTTCGATCTGATTATTGCCGCCAACGTCCTGCACGCCACGGCCGACCTGCGGCAGACGCTGCAACACGTGCGGCAGCTTCTCGCTTCGCAAGGTTTGCTGGTTTTGCTCGAAGGCACGGAACGCGAGCGCTGGGTGGATTTGACCTTCGGTTTGACCGAAGGCTGGTGGAAATTTCGTGACCATGAGTTGCGCCCCTCCTATGCGCTGCTGAGCAAGCCGGAATGGCTCGGGCTGCTGGAGGGGTTGGCGTTCAGCGATGCCCGGATTGTGCCGGCGGCGGAGGCAAAGACTGAAGTCGGTCGTGCCCTGGCGCAGCACGCCCTGATCCTGGCGCGCGGCCCGCAGGTGGAAGCAGCAGTGGCAGATGCTGCGATTGCCGCGCCGCCGCGCAACTGGTTGATCCTGGCGGATCAGGGCGGCGTGGGCGAACGCCTGGCAACGGCGCTCACCCGCCGGCAGCATCATTGCGTCCTCGCTTATGCCGGTTCCGCTTTTGAACAAGTTGGTGAGCAGCGCTGGCAACTCGCGGCCGGACAGCCCGAGGATTTTCTCCACCTGCTGCAGGAGGCCTTCACGCAGAAGCAGAGGCCCTGTCAGGGCGTGATCCATCTCTGGTCGTTGGACGCGGCCGGGCTGGCGAGCGCGACGCTGGAAAGTTTGCAGCAGGCCAAAGTCCTCAACGTGGCCAGTGTGCTGCATCTCGTGCAGGCGATGATCAAACAAACCGGTGGCGAAACACCGGCGCTCTGGCTGGTGACCCGCGGCGCCCAGGCCGTGGGCAATGAACAGACGGAGGTGGCGTGTACGCAGGCGCCGGTGTGGGGATTGGCCAGGGTGATTGCGCTCGAACATCCCGAACTGCGCTGCAAGCGCATCGATCTCGATCCGGCAGTGCGTCGCCGTTCTGGCAGCGGCAGTACCGCCACGACTGAAGAAGAGACAAACGAGATCGCCGATCTGTTGCAGGAGCTGTTCACCGAAGACGGCGAAGAATTGCTGGCCTGGCGCGGGCGGGTGCGCCATGTCGCGCGCCTGATTCGCCATGTGCCCGGCAGGCAAAACGCAGCAACGGTGCCCGTTGCACAGGAACCCGCCAAGCCTCTTGATCCGGCCACCACCGAGGAGCCGGTGCAATTGCAGATGAGTGTGCCGGGCGTGCTCGACAGCCTGAGCTATCGCCGCGTTGAACGCCGGCCGCCCGGCCCCGGTGAAGTCGAGATCCGCGTGCGCGCCACAGGCCTGAATTTCCGCGATGTGCTCAATGCCCTCGGCATGTATCCCGGTGACGCCGGCCTGCTGGGCGGGGAATGCGCCGGCGAAATCGTGGCGCTGGGCGAAGGCGTGAGCCGGTTTCAACCCGGCCAGGAAGTGATGGGCATCGCTGCCGGCAGCTTCAGCAACTATGTCACCACCGCCGCGGATTTGCTCGTGGCCAAGCCGGAAGCGCTCAGTTTCGCCGAGGCCTGCACCATTCCGAGCGCGTTCATGACCGCGTATTACACGCTCATCCATCTCGGCAGGCTCGCGGCGGGCGAGCGCGTGCTGATTCACTCGGCGGGGGGCGGGGTCGGCCTGGCCGCGGTGCAGCTCGCGCAACGCGCTGGCGCCATCATCTTTGCCACGGCGGGCAGCGGCGAAAAACGCGAGCGGCTGCGCGAGCTCGGTGTGCGTTATGTGATGGATTCCCGCTCGCTCGATTTCGCCCACGAGATCATGCAGTTCACTGACGAGGAGGGTGTGGATGTCGTGCTCAATTCACTCAGCGGCGAATTCATTCCCACCAGCCTGTCGGTGTTGAAGGATGACGGCCGTTTTCTCGAAATCGGCAAACGTGAGATCTGGAGCGCTGCCCAGGTCAATGACTTCAAGCGCGTCGGTGCCTATCACGTCGTCGATCTCGCGGCCGCCGCGGCTGCGAATCCCGGCTTGATCAGGGAAATCCTTGCACAGGTGATGGCGGGCTTTGCGGATGGCCACCTGCGGCCGTTGCCCTTCCAGGAATTCCCCAGTCATGAAGTGGTGAAGGCGTTTCGCCTGATGCAAAGCGGCCGGCATTTCGGCAAGATTGTGGTGAGTCAGCAAGTGGCAGGGGGCAAGGGGCAAGAAGCAAGTGGCAAGGGGCAAGGGGAAAAGGGCGAGGGACTGGAAGCGAGGGAAAAGAGGCAAGGGGCAAGAGGGGAGGAGCAAGAGGCGGGCATTCCGTTGCGCAGCAATGCCACTTATCTCATCACCGGTGGTCTGGCGGGTCTGGGATTGTTGACGGCGCAGTGGCTGGTCGAACGCGGGGTGCGCCATCTTGTGCTGATGGGCCGCAGCGGCGCTTCGGAATCGGCCCGAGAGAAAATCGCGGCGATGGAGCAGGCCGGCGCGCAAGTCATGATCGTGCAGGGTGATGTTTCGCAGCCGGCGGAGGTGGCACGCCTGCTGACATTGATCCGGGAGAAGTTGCCGCCGTTGCGCGGCCTGATTCATTCCGTCGGCGTGCTCGATGACGGGGCGCTGCTGCAGCAGAACTGGCAGCGCTTCAGCCGTGTGCTCGGGCCGAAGATCGACGGCGCCTGGCTGCTGCATCAGCACACCACCGGCCTGGCGCTCGACTTTTTCATCCTGTACTCTTCGATGTCGTCGGTGCTGGGGCAGCGCGGTCAGGGCAATCACGCGGCGGCCAATGCTTTTCTCGACAGTTTGGCGCAGCATCGCCGGCGGCGGGGACTGGCGGGCATGAGCATTCATTGGGGGGCGTGGTCGGAAATTGGTGCGGCGGCAGCGCGACAGGTCGGCGAAAAAGTTTCCAGTCAGGGCATCGGTGTCATCTCGCCGCAAAAAGGTCTCGCAGTACTGGAAAGCCTCCTGGCCGAGCATGCAGTCGAAGTGGGCGTGCTGCCGGTGAACTGGCAGATGTTTGCGCGGCAATTCCAGACGGTGCCGGCGTTCTATTCGGAATTGGTGAGCGCGCCGCCGCCCAAGCCGGTGGCCGGCGCGGCACCGGCCGCACCGTCGATTTTGCAGCAGCTCGCAGAGGCACCGGCGGGCAAGCGCCGCGGCTTGCTCGCCTCGTTTGTCAGAGAGCAGGCCGCGAAAGTGCTGGGTCTGGAGGCCGCGCATCCCATCGACAAAGACCAGCCGCTGCAGAAGCTCGGCCTGGATTCCCTGATGGCGGTGGAACTGCGCAATCTGCTCGGCGCGGGTTTGGGCGGGCCGCGTTCCCTGCCCGCCACGCTGCTGTTTGATTATCCCAGCATCAACGCGGTGACCGATTATCTGGCGGCGGAAGTGCTCAGGTGGGAAACGGCAGACGGCGCCTCGAACGGCAACGGCCAGCAGGCGGCGGCCTTGCGCGATCTGCAGCAAATGAGTGACGCCGAAGCGGAAGCGCTGTTGTTGCAGGAGCTCGAGGGCGCGTGA